A region of Anoplopoma fimbria isolate UVic2021 breed Golden Eagle Sablefish chromosome 24, Afim_UVic_2022, whole genome shotgun sequence DNA encodes the following proteins:
- the zmp:0000001268 gene encoding CYTL1 domain-containing protein: protein MAIFTHLLLVWSLVPLVLSYPFYPPTCYTKVLSMAAELTHWAADLKRDPETTYCMAHMPFLYLDVHNACVMYKMRTYISLVEGLRDRRCAYTRDVRKFGSTLRQLFIIMSEKCHGDLVFTIFDCAALER from the exons ATGGCGATTTTTACCCACTTGTTGCTTGTTTGGTCTTTGGTGCCCCTGGTACTGAGCTACCCTTTCTACCCACCGACATGCTACACCAAGGTGCTGAGCATGGCAGCAGAGCTCACCCACTGGGCTGCAGACCTGAAGAGGGACCCTGAAACT ACTTACTGCATGGCACACATGCCATTTCTCTACCTTGATGTCCAT AATGCTTGTGTGATGTACAAAATGAGGACCTACATCTCCCTGGTGGAAGGCCTGCGAGACCGCCGCTGTGCTTACACTAGAGATGTGAGGAAGTTTGGTTCCACTCTGAGACAgctcttcatcatcatgtcCGAGAAATGTCACGGG gaCTTGGTGTTCACGATCTTTGACTGTGCTGCACTGGAGCGCTAA